The Chlorocebus sabaeus isolate Y175 chromosome 14, mChlSab1.0.hap1, whole genome shotgun sequence genome segment TTGGAGAAGAGCTGGAACCCAGACTCGCGCCCTGGATGCCATCCTTTATCCTCCACAGCTTCCCATCTGGTTGGGAGCACTGCTCTGGGTCTCACACTGCCCCTCCTCTGTCCTAGGGAGCCTGAGGCCCAGGGGTGGAAAGATccagttgggggtgggggtagtgAACCGCGCAGGATAATGAAAGCAACTTGCTTTGGAAATGACCTTCCCCTACCCGTTGTCTGAGACTGAGATTATCTCAGACTGTCTTCTGGCTTCTACCAAAACACTCCCTTAACAGAAAGCACCGGGGGGGATGGGGGTAGGGGGGTTGGGGAGGGTGAGGCTTGAGTGTGAAGGAAGTGTCATATATGCAGACCTGAACTCTCCCTCTTTGTATGTCCACACTTTTGTCTTGTTCTCTAGACTGATTCTTGCTATTCCAAATCCTCTTCCACGTTGACAGCCCTTCAGATATTTCAACACTCCTCTCAGCATCCTCCACTTCCCCCATCTCTCCAAGCTGAACTTGGTTCACAGGGTGGgattgtgtatgtgcatgcaggaggtgggggtggacAGTGCCCTGCGCTGGAATCCCCCTTAGTTCTAAGTGCCTCCTTGCCCCCAGCTTCGAGAGCTGTGCCCAGGAGTGAACAACCAGCCCTACCTCTGTGAGAGTGGTCACTGCTGTGGGGAGACTGGCTGCTGCACCTACTACTATGAGCTCTGGTGTAAGTCTCCAAGAGGGCTGTTTCCAGGTCCCTGTGCCCACCCTCCCATGGACCTCAGAATTTCAGCCTTCAGGGCCCCTTCTCTGCACGAAAGATGCCTGAGTTGCTCCCTCCTTGCCTCTTGCAGGGTTCTGGCTGCTCTGGACTGTCCTCATCCTCTTTAGCTGCTGTTGCGCCTTCCGCCACCGACGAGCTAAACTCCGGCTGCAACAGCAGCAGCGGCAGCGTGAAATCAACTTGTTGGCCTACCATGGGGCATGCCATGGGGCTGGTCCTTTCCCTACCGGTTCACTGCTTGACCTTCGTGAGTGACTTGATGCTCTGGGTCAACTACCAGTGGCCCTCCCCAAACCAGGACCCCAAATCATCTGACATTCCTTTTTCTAcacatttcaaagtatttttccctaatataaaaactagcaCCCTATACCTGGTTGCCTTCAACGAATTATGCCAATTTTCTCCCCTGCAGGCCTCCTCAGCACCTTCAAGCCCCCAGCCTACGAGGACGTGGTTCACCGCCCAGGCACACCACCCCCCGCTTATACTGTGGCCCCAGGCCTCCCCTTGACTGCTTCCAGCGAACAAACCTGGTGTTCCTCCTCATCCAGCTGCCCTGCCCACTTCGAAGGAACAAATGTGGAAGGTGTTTCCTCTCACCAGAGTGCCCCCCCTCATCAGGAGGGTGAGCCTGGGGCAGGGGTGAGCCCTGCCCCCACAGCCCCCTCCTGTCGCTATCGCCGTTTAACTGGTGACTCCGGTATTGAGCTCTGCCCTTGTCCTGCCTCCGGTGAGGGTGAGCCAGTCAAGGAGGTGAGGGCTAGTGCCACCCTGCCAGATCTGGAGGACTATTCCCCTTGTGCACTGCCCCCAGATTCTGTACCGCAGGTCTCTCCCATGGGGCTGTCCTCCAGTGAAGGGGACATCCCGTAAGTTTTGAGAGGGCGGGTTACTTGCCCACCAGAAACAGCCCTAGTCCCACCTCCTTGCGTTCCCTTTGGCCCCTTCCTGCCTACCTAGAATCTGCCCGAAAGGGCTGGAGCCCTGAGGAGAGGGGCAGTATTTGGGGGATTGTGCTAGCTTTACCCCCGCAAGACATCAAGACGTATACACAGGAGCCTTTGATCTCATTAAAGAGATTTGAACCAGCCACTTGTGGATTTGGGTGGACTAAAGCTCAACTCACTGCATTGCACTTGACCTGACTGGGTTTGAAGGGGACAGGTTATGGCCACTTGACCCCACCTTCCCTGAGGACAGCAGACAATCCTGAGGCCTGGACTGACCTAAGGCCTCTTGGTGAGGCAAATATGGCAAAAGCAATAGAGTTCAAAAtgttttttccaatttatttagaaaaatagacTCTGAATTCACATTCATCCCAGGGCTATGTGGGATGACAGTAAGGAGACACCTGAGATGAAATGAGGAAGGTTTGAATTACTGGTATCCAAGGGACTGGGGGCAGAAGCCAGAAGCCTTTGTCCCTCTAGAGCCAGAGTGGCATGAGTGGCCTggctcccctcctctccctcccttcagTAGTCTTCAGCCATGGCCAGTAAGACAAGGCTGGTCCAGCCGTGGAAAGGGCGGCAGCCCATGCCTCGCCCATCTCGGTCACTATACTGCTCCCAGAGAAAGCCTGTAGCCTGGTACTGGCGCCATACATTGCCTACCACATTGGCACGGAGCTCACTGTGGAGTTTGGCAGCCCGAGCCTGGTGAGGACCCTCCAGATGCCCATAGTGGTGGAGTGCTCCCAAAGCCAGGTAGTTGACATTGAGCCACACAGCACCCCGCCAGTAGGGGGGATCATGCTCTGAATTGCGCTGGCCATAaaaggagctggaggctgcaaggGAGCGTAAACCAAAGGGGCTCCAGAGATGGCGGCTGTCAGCTAGAATATCCAGCAGGGACCCAAGGCGGGATGAGTTGGGGTCCAGCAGTCGCAGCAGCAAGGGAAAAAGACTGACATAGCCAAGGGCATCTACATACTGCAGTCGAGGTTGGGGCCGGCCCACCACCCGAACCAGCCCCTGAGGGGGCCTGGGCTTCAGCTGTACTGCTTTTGTGTGGTTCCCAAAGTCTGCAAAGACTCCTAGCTCTGGGGCCCAGTGCAGCTCATCCAGGCTCTCTGCTGCCTCCAGTGAGGCAGCCAGTGGGCCCAGCTCAGCAGCTACCTCAGCCTCGCCCAGATACTCTGCCAGCTGCGTCAGCACACGGGCACCCAGTGCCACCCAACATCGCAGGTCCAGGTGCCGTTCAGTGACTGAAGGGTGTGAAGCCCGGGGGTAGTCATCCAGCCCAGAGGGTAGGGTCTTGGGGTTCAGTAAGGTTGGTAAAGCAGGGTCCCGTCCCCGCCAGCGGTAAGATAGTGGAACTGGGCCTGCCTGGCTCTGATGGAGCCAGGAGAACCAGGCATGCAGGCGGGGGAAGGCCTTTCGGAGGAAGGCCAAGTCGTCAGGGTCACCAACCTCTAGCATATGGGCTACAGGCAAAAGTAGGGTTGGGGGGTTGGCATGGACTGCTCGTTGCACTAGGAATTCTGGAGGTACCCGGGCTCGGGCCTCATCCCCCAGTATCTGCTCCCTCCCAATCCAGCCATCAGCATTTAGCAGCCCCAGCCAGTGGCCCAGGGCTTCCCGGGTGAGGGAGGGATCCCACCGCTGAACCACCAGCTGGTGAAAGCCCTCATCCCAAAGGAAGCCTCGTGGGAAGAATGACCGGGAAGGCACTGCTGTAAAAAGAGGTAGGGGTGGAAAGAGGGCTGGGTCCACCTTCTGCTCAGACCCTTCCACCCCCATGTCTGGCAGTACCAGTCCTTGTCCGTAGAAGTAGCCAATTCCACCAAGGAGGCTGCTGAGGGCAGCCTGACCCAAAGCCTGCTCGCCAGGGCTCAGGCCCTTCTCCTTCAGCTGGAAGGTCTTCTCAAAGCGCTCTCTAAAGGCCTCAGCATGGCTCTCCAGGGCATGGGTCAGTAGACTGCCTGCCAGTCTTGGTAGGACTTGATTTCCTCCTGCCTGGGCACTGCCCGATTCAAACACAAACTCTATGGAAAAGGGAACTTTCAGGGTCACCTGCTGTATCAAGAACTGCCCCTGCCCTTGCCCACTTGGGCCTCTGTCCTCCCACTTCAGAGATCCTGCCAAGCCGAGGTAGCGTTCAGGGGAGGCCCCTGGGGGCCGATGCTGAAACCAGCTATTTAGGCGACTCTTTACCATCTCTGTCAGCAGGGGCAGTCCTGGGTTGGAGGTCCAGAAGACATTGTAGCTTGAAGGGGAGAAGATAAATAGGAAATATTATTCAAGAGAAGGCAGTGGGCATTATAAAGAGAAATACGAAATGTTCAGGAGTCAGGTTGGAAGGTCTCACGCAGGGGACATGGAGactggtgaaaatgggaataaccACCCCTTCCATCCCTGAACATTCTCTTCCCCCAATTACCTGCCATACTTGGGGGCTGTATCCCCTGGACTAGTTGGTGGCAGAAGTGTAAAACGGAAGTCACCAAGTTCACTGGTGTGCCCACTGATGAACTTCAACTGCCCCTTGGACCCAACCTCCGGTATTAGGACTTCATTGCTATCTGTCACCACATAGAAGAACAGGGAGACCAAAGGGATGGCAGAGGTACCTGAGGCCTAAGGGACCAAGGAGTAcagaaaagaacagtgttagacTGGCATTCTCTCTTGAGAATCAGCCTTAGTGAGGGAAAGGAACAGTAGGCAGGGGTAATGTAAACAACATACATCTGGCAGTACTGAGGGGTCACTGAGGGTAACCAGGTACACCCAAGTGGGATGAGATAAAGAGCCTTGCACTGGGTGCCCTGGAAGATAACAGTATACTTTTGTACTATGTCCTACACTAAGAACTCTAcacagtttatttcatttaattcttttttttttttttttttttgagacacagttttgctcttgttgcccaggctggagtgcaatggcacgatcttggctcagtgcaacctccacctcccgggttcaagcaattctcctgcctcagcctcctgagtagcttggattacaggcatgcgccaccatgcccggctaattttctatttttagtagagacggggtttctccatgttggccaagctggtctggaactcccgacctcaggtgatctgacagcctcagcctcccagagtactgggattacaggcgtgagccaccgcgcccagcctctttttcatttaattcttacagtcCTGTGAgttaggtgctattattatctacattttacattttacaagcAAGGAAATCAAGGCTTAGAGATGCTCATAGAGGCAGCTGTTTAAGGCAGGATTTAAGCCAGGCAGCCAGAGCCCACTTCATGCTGCATTTGCTGGCAGCAAGGGAAGGATAGAGGGGGTCTGGGCTGAGAAAAGGGTGTCCTGAGGCCCTGACCTGAGGCTCTACAGTCACTCTCCAGCTCCAGTCCCCTCCGTGCTGACCCCCAGGCCTCTTGACGAACTCAGTGGTGAGCTTTAAGGCCCCATCCTGGATGTGCTGCCGCCCGAAGGAGAGGCCGTCGTGGAACTCCCAGCCATAGGGACCCACACCGTCCCCCTGCTCACACGtgtgcctgagcttaggagtccCCGGGGTGGTGCCCTGCTGCGCCCACATCAGTCCTGGGGGTAGAATGGCCACGTAAGTCAACGAGCAGGGGACCTGTCCCTCCGGGTCTCTGGGTCATCCCTCTTCATAACTCTCCTGATCCATTCCTCCCCACCCTTGATCTGGCTTCAAGCTGGGGCGCCCAGATTAGGAGTCCGCCTGCCTGCCCGCCCTGGGGCCCGGTTACCGGTGAGGAGTGGCTTCGGGCTGCGGGTCTTCATGCCGAAGTAGACGTGAGGGCGGTAGGTTCCCCAGAAGAGGTCCGGGGCCACGGCGGGGCTGGAGGAGTCGGCAGGCAACACAGGAGGCGCGGAGTGCAGCGTGACCGCCCGCCGCGCACGGTGCCACGCCAGCACCCAGCGCCCCGACATGCCCAGGGCCAAAGACAGGACCACGACGGCCAGAGCCACTCCTCCAGCCGTGCTACGCGGCCCGCCGCCCCGGCCGTCCCGTCGCCCGGGGCCTCCCCGAGCCGCCCTCTCGACGGTCCGCACTCCCTCTGCCGGCACTGCGCGGCGCCGCCGCTCGCCCCGAGCCATCCTGGCAGAGGTCCGCGTCGCGAGAGCTCGGAGAGGCGGCAGTGGAGCCGGGGTCCTGCCTCGCCTCTCCGGCTCCAGCTTCTCGCCCCAGCGACCACCGTCCGGTCAGCGACACCTGCCAGCCCGCGCCTGCGCCTCCGCCGCCGCGTCAGCCTCCCGCCGGAAGTCCCGCCCCGCCACATTAGGTTAAGTCCCAGAGTCCGGAACCGCTGCCTGCGGCTTAGCATAGGGTTCGCCTACAGCATCCGTCCTGGGCGTTGGTCCACCGGGACTGCGCTTATTTGGCAACTCCATGGAGTTCACAGGCTCGGAAAAACCAATCTAGCGttgggctgaggcatgagaatcgtttgaacccgggaggcggaggttacagtgagccgagattgtgccattgcagtccaacctgggcgacagagcgagacttcgtctcaaaaaaaacaaaacaaaacactgatgtGGCCAGGCTTGGAggctaacatctgtaatcccagcactttgggaggccaaagtaggtggatcacctgacatcagttcgagaccagcctggtccacttggtaaaaccctatctctactaaaaatacaaaaattagccgggtgtggtgttgggtgcctgtaatcccagctactcgggaggctgaggcaggagaattgcttgaatccgggaggcggaggttgcagtgagccaagatcgggccattgcactccagcctgggcaacaagagtgaaactctgtctcaaaaaaagaaaggaaagaaagaaagaaggaaggaaaggaggaaagaaaatactGATGCTTTATGCAACACGACCACTTATATTTCACTATAATCTGACTTCTGGCCCCACTCTCCACTGGTGGTAGACTTTTTGCTTATTAAACAATCATCTGACCAAACCCAGTGGTCAGtcctgtttttgtctttcttgctACCATTGCATTTGTCTACATCCTTATTGTAGCACTTATTACATACCTGTTtcattattcatctttgtatcacaGTACTAATCAATTATAGGCATAAGGTAGAtgctaaatatttataaattcaacaaatgtttattgtataCCCTATATTGCATTATGCAAGGTGCTGGGGACTCAGAGAAAATGGCCCCAACCTCAAGTTCACAATCTTGAAGTACAATGCCAGCACTCAGTGCATGTGCAACCATccccattttttttaatttgattttttttttttttttttttttttttgagacagagtcccactctgtcacccaggctggagtgcaatggcgtgatcttggttcactgcaacctctgcctccagagttcaagtgattctcctgcctcagcctcccgagtagctgggattacaggcacccaccaccatgcccagctaatttttgtatttttagtagagatggagtttcaccaggtttgccaggctggtctcgaactcctgacctcaggtgatccaaccacctcagcctcccaaagtgctgggattacaggtgtgagcc includes the following:
- the WBP1 gene encoding WW domain-binding protein 1 isoform X1, which codes for MARASSGNGSEEAWGALRASQQQSPAASSLEGAIWRRAGTQTRALDAILYPPQLPIWLGALLWLRELCPGVNNQPYLCESGHCCGETGCCTYYYELWWFWLLWTVLILFSCCCAFRHRRAKLRLQQQQRQREINLLAYHGACHGAGPFPTGSLLDLRLLSTFKPPAYEDVVHRPGTPPPAYTVAPGLPLTASSEQTWCSSSSSCPAHFEGTNVEGVSSHQSAPPHQEGEPGAGVSPAPTAPSCRYRRLTGDSGIELCPCPASGEGEPVKEVRASATLPDLEDYSPCALPPDSVPQVSPMGLSSSEGDIP
- the WBP1 gene encoding WW domain-binding protein 1 isoform X2, with amino-acid sequence MARASSGNGSEEAWGALRASQQQLRELCPGVNNQPYLCESGHCCGETGCCTYYYELWWFWLLWTVLILFSCCCAFRHRRAKLRLQQQQRQREINLLAYHGACHGAGPFPTGSLLDLRLLSTFKPPAYEDVVHRPGTPPPAYTVAPGLPLTASSEQTWCSSSSSCPAHFEGTNVEGVSSHQSAPPHQEGEPGAGVSPAPTAPSCRYRRLTGDSGIELCPCPASGEGEPVKEVRASATLPDLEDYSPCALPPDSVPQVSPMGLSSSEGDIP
- the MOGS gene encoding mannosyl-oligosaccharide glucosidase; protein product: MARGERRRRAVPAEGVRTVERAARGGPGRRDGRGGGPRSTAGGVALAVVVLSLALGMSGRWVLAWHRARRAVTLHSAPPVLPADSSSPAVAPDLFWGTYRPHVYFGMKTRSPKPLLTGLMWAQQGTTPGTPKLRHTCEQGDGVGPYGWEFHDGLSFGRQHIQDGALKLTTEFVKRPGGQHGGDWSWRVTVEPQASGTSAIPLVSLFFYVVTDSNEVLIPEVGSKGQLKFISGHTSELGDFRFTLLPPTSPGDTAPKYGSYNVFWTSNPGLPLLTEMVKSRLNSWFQHRPPGASPERYLGLAGSLKWEDRGPSGQGQGQFLIQQVTLKVPFSIEFVFESGSAQAGGNQVLPRLAGSLLTHALESHAEAFRERFEKTFQLKEKGLSPGEQALGQAALSSLLGGIGYFYGQGLVLPDMGVEGSEQKVDPALFPPLPLFTAVPSRSFFPRGFLWDEGFHQLVVQRWDPSLTREALGHWLGLLNADGWIGREQILGDEARARVPPEFLVQRAVHANPPTLLLPVAHMLEVGDPDDLAFLRKAFPRLHAWFSWLHQSQAGPVPLSYRWRGRDPALPTLLNPKTLPSGLDDYPRASHPSVTERHLDLRCWVALGARVLTQLAEYLGEAEVAAELGPLAASLEAAESLDELHWAPELGVFADFGNHTKAVQLKPRPPQGLVRVVGRPQPRLQYVDALGYVSLFPLLLRLLDPNSSRLGSLLDILADSRHLWSPFGLRSLAASSSFYGQRNSEHDPPYWRGAVWLNVNYLALGALHHYGHLEGPHQARAAKLHSELRANVVGNVWRQYQATGFLWEQYSDRDGRGMGCRPFHGWTSLVLLAMAEDY